The Lentzea guizhouensis genome contains a region encoding:
- a CDS encoding alpha/beta hydrolase, translated as MYRTTLAAALAAGLLVAPEAHAHANQRIDWQPCADLTTEGRLECGRITAPMNWNDPHNGKTITIAVSRTRPKNGKAKTTVFTNPGGPGGEGRSLPLLYLNRPKLSENAEIVGIDVRGTGASSNVTCGQFSTSDALDPRDRGKANLDLVYRDMELQARFCQSRSGELGRHVTTEQTVKDLDLLRRVMGREKVSWIGYSGGTWLGAHYAAYFPRTIDRMVLDSSNDVTARFEEVFGDWAMGFERRFRVDFLPWVAKYDHVYHLGKTAEEVRQTYENTRRELAEQPVTLPDGVTYHPATLDFGVLRGSLFSKHSFDAGARKLAELTRALGQAPAQQRNTAQASHPDAVMATTYSILCNDTPFLADRAQLEREAEVNGAKWPLIGYYQVAGPCAFWDRPNVNLKRPTGHGVGPVLMVQAERDPATPIEGARRTHRQLKNSIMLTVEDEGDHTLYGYGNECVDSTVERYLVDGVTPARDLTCRGMSLPEPGHQRK; from the coding sequence ATGTACCGCACCACGTTGGCCGCGGCGCTCGCCGCCGGTCTGCTCGTCGCACCGGAAGCACACGCCCACGCGAACCAGAGGATCGACTGGCAGCCCTGCGCCGACCTGACCACCGAGGGACGCCTGGAGTGCGGCCGGATCACCGCACCGATGAACTGGAACGACCCGCACAACGGCAAGACCATCACCATCGCCGTCAGCCGCACCCGTCCGAAGAACGGCAAGGCGAAGACGACCGTCTTCACCAACCCCGGCGGCCCCGGCGGTGAGGGCCGCAGCCTGCCGCTGCTCTACCTGAACCGCCCGAAGCTCAGCGAGAACGCCGAGATCGTCGGGATCGACGTGCGCGGCACGGGGGCCAGCAGCAACGTCACCTGCGGGCAGTTCAGCACCTCCGACGCACTTGACCCGCGGGACCGCGGCAAGGCCAACCTCGACCTCGTCTACCGGGACATGGAGCTGCAGGCGAGGTTCTGCCAGAGCAGGTCCGGCGAGCTCGGCAGGCACGTCACCACCGAGCAGACGGTCAAGGACCTCGACCTGCTGCGCAGGGTCATGGGCCGCGAGAAGGTCAGCTGGATCGGGTACTCCGGCGGCACCTGGCTCGGCGCGCACTACGCCGCGTACTTCCCCCGGACGATCGACCGGATGGTGCTCGACTCCAGCAACGACGTCACCGCCCGGTTCGAGGAGGTGTTCGGCGACTGGGCGATGGGGTTCGAGCGCCGGTTCCGCGTCGACTTCCTGCCGTGGGTGGCCAAGTACGACCACGTCTACCACCTCGGCAAGACCGCTGAGGAGGTGCGGCAGACCTACGAGAACACCCGGCGCGAGCTCGCCGAGCAACCCGTCACGCTGCCGGACGGCGTCACCTACCACCCGGCAACGCTGGACTTCGGGGTGCTGCGCGGGTCGCTGTTCAGCAAGCACTCGTTCGACGCCGGCGCCCGCAAGCTGGCCGAGCTCACCCGAGCACTCGGACAAGCACCCGCACAGCAACGGAACACAGCACAGGCGAGCCACCCGGACGCCGTGATGGCCACCACTTACTCGATCCTGTGCAACGACACGCCGTTCCTCGCCGACCGCGCGCAGCTCGAACGCGAAGCCGAGGTCAACGGCGCCAAGTGGCCGCTCATCGGCTACTACCAGGTCGCGGGCCCATGTGCGTTCTGGGACCGGCCGAACGTGAACCTCAAGCGCCCCACCGGACACGGCGTCGGGCCGGTGTTGATGGTGCAGGCCGAGCGTGATCCGGCGACGCCGATCGAGGGTGCGCGGAGGACCCACCGGCAGCTCAAGAACTCGATCATGTTGACCGTCGAGGACGAGGGCGACCACACCCTCTACGGCTACGGCAACGAGTGCGTGGACAGCACGGTCGAGCGCTACCTCGTCGACGGCGTCACGCCCGCCCGCGACCTGACCTGCCGCGGGATGAGCCTGCCGGAGCCCGGCCACCAGCGGAAATGA